In the Oncorhynchus nerka isolate Pitt River linkage group LG2, Oner_Uvic_2.0, whole genome shotgun sequence genome, one interval contains:
- the LOC115137152 gene encoding microphthalmia-associated transcription factor-like: protein MPPGPGSTAPNSPMALLTLTSNCEKEMDDVIDDIISLETSYNDDILGFMDPGLQITNTLPVSGNLLDMYGNHGLTSSNACPGSLSNIKREFSGPGMMNILDKTASCGQFDNYQRPEGFPVAEVRAMAKERQKKDNHNLIERRRRFNINDRIKELGTLIPKSNDPDMRWNKGTILKASVDYIRKLQREQQRAKELELRQRRLEHANRHLMLRIQELEMQARAHGLAVVPSPSLCSSELMARAIKQEPILGDCPSDLYQKSGPDMSPTTTLDLNNGTIHFNDSPLDAGEPGAYGSNKTSTKLKDIIDNTLSPISSLLSSVSPDASNSSSRRSSSSSMEENNPGC from the exons ATGCCCCCCGGCCCAGGCAGCACTGCCCCCAACAGCCCCATGGCCCTGCTGACCCTCACCTCAAACTGTGAGAAGGAG ATGGACGATGTCATCGATGACATTATTAGCTTGGAAACAAGTTATAATGATGATATTCTTGGCTTTATGGACCCTGGACTCCAGATTACAAATACT CTCCCTGTATCTGGTAACCTTCTGGACATGTATGGAAACCACGGACTTACCAGCAGTAACGCCTGCCCTGGTAGTTTATCCAACATAAAAAGGGAATTCTCAG GTCCTGGCATGATGAACATACTTGACAAGACTGCATCCTGTGGCCAGTTTGACAACTACCAAAGGCCTGAGGGCTTTCCAGTTG CTGAGGTGCGAGCGATGGCCAAGGAGAGACAAAAAAAGGACAACCACAACTTAA TTGAACGAAGGAGGAGGTTCAACATCAACGATCGAATCAAAGAGCTTGGAACCTTGATTCCGAAGTCAAATGATCC GGACATGCGCTGGAATAAGGGCACCATTCTGAAGGCCTCAGTGGACTACATCAGGAAGCTGCAGAGGGAGCAGCAGAGAGCCAAGGAGCTGGAgcttagacagaggaggctggagCATGCCAACCGCCATCTGATGCTCCGCATACAG gagTTGGAGATGCAGGCGCGGGCTCATGGTCTTGCGGTTGTGCCGTCCccttccctctgctcctctgagCTGATGGCCCGAGCCATCAAGCAGGAGCCCATCCTAGGAGACTGTCCGTCAGACCTGTACCAGAAGTCAGGCCCCGACATGTCCCCTACCACCACACTAGACCTCAACAACGGCACCATCCACTTCAATGACAGCCCTTTGGATGCAGGGGAACCAGGGGCCTATGGCTCCAACAAGACCTCCACTAAACTGAAGGACATAATAGACAACACCCTGTCACCCATATCATCCCTTCTGTCCTCAGTGTCACCAGACgcctccaacagcagcagcaggcgtAGCAGCAGCTCAAGCATGGAGGAGAATAATCCTGGTTGTTAG